The Helianthus annuus cultivar XRQ/B chromosome 16, HanXRQr2.0-SUNRISE, whole genome shotgun sequence genome includes a window with the following:
- the LOC110915999 gene encoding ATP sulfurylase 1, chloroplastic — protein sequence MAAIASLQIKTPTQSTPLPKTYKTHFRLQSISYKPNPTRNLTRKPTRISCGLIEPDGGKVVNLVVPEFERDLKKREAMDLPKIKVSRIDLEWIHVLSEGWASPLTGFMRESEFLQTLHFNSLRLGDGSVVNMSVPIVLDIDDAQKERISGSGSTSVALIDGSDNPVAILNNIEIYKHNKEERIARTWGTTAPGLPYAEEAITGAGDWLIGGDLEVIQPIKYHDGLDHYRLSPSELRGEFEKRNADAVFAFQLRNPVHNGHALLMTDTRRRLLEMGYKNPVLLLHPLGGFTKADDVPLSWRMKQHQKVLEDGVLDPENTVVSIFPSPMHYAGPTEVQWHAKARINAGANFYIVGRDPAGMGHPVEKRDLYNADHGKKVLSMAPGLERLNILPFKVAAYDKTQQKMEFFDPSRAQDFLFISGTKMRTLAKNRENPPDGFMCPGGWEVLVEYYDSLAANEAGRVPEPIPA from the exons ATGGCGGCCATTGCATCCCTCCAAATCAAAACCCCTACTCAATCCACCCCATTACCCAAAACTTACAAAACCCACTTCCGCCTCCAATCAATCTCCTACAAACCCAACCCGACCCGGAACCTGACCCGGAAACCGACCCGGATCTCATGCGGGTTGATCGAACCCGATGGGGGAAAGGTTGTGAACCTGGTGGTTCCGGAGTTTGAGAGGGATTTGAAGAAGAGGGAAGCTATGGATTTGCCGAAAATAAAGGTTTCTAGGATTGATTTGGAATGGATTCATGTGCTGAGTGAGGGTTGGGCGAGTCCACTCACTGGGTTCATGAGAGAATCCGAGTTCCTCCAAACTCTTCATTTCAACTCGCTCCGGTTGGGAGACGGGTCGGTTGTTAATATGTCGGTTCCGATTGTGTTGGACATTGATGATGCCCAGAAGGAGCGGATATCTGGTTCGGGTTCCACGTCTGTTGCGCTTATTGATGGGTCGGATAATCCGGTTGCTATTTTGAATAA CATTGAGATATACAAGCATAACAAAGAAGAACGAATTGCAAGAACTTGGGGTACAACGGCCCCTGGTCTCCCTTATGCTGAAGAAGCCATAACGGGTGCAGGAGATTGGCTGATTGGAGGTGATCTTGAAGTTATACAACCAATCAAGTACCATGATGGACTTGACCATTACAGACTCTCCCCTTCAGAACTGCGTGGGGAATTTGAAAAGAGGAACGCAGACGCAGTGTTCGCTTTCCAGCTCAGAAACCCGGTACACAATGGTCATGCTTTGTTGATGACCGACACGAGGCGTAGGCTTCTTGAAATGGGTTATAAGAACCCGGTTCTTTTGCTTCATCCGCTTGGGGGATTCACAAAGGCAGATGATGTTCCACTTAGTTGGCGAATGAAGCAGCATCAGAAG GTGCTTGAAGATGGTGTTCTTGATCCAGAAAACACAGTGGTATCAATATTTCCATCTCCAATGCACTATGCGGGCCCAACGGAGGTGCAGTGGCATGCCAAGGCCCGGATCAATGCAGGTGCCAATTTTTACATAGTGGGCCGTGATCCGGCTGGCATGGGTCATCCGGTTGAGAAAAGAGATCTTTATAATGCTGATCATGGCAAGAAAGTACTTAGCATGGCACCCGGGCTTGAGCGCTTAAACATTCTTCCCTTCAAG GTTGCAGCATATGACAAGACACAACAGAAAATGGAATTCTTTGATCCCTCCAGAGCTCAGGATTTCCTCTTCATCTCGGGTACTAAG ATGCGGACGCTTGCAAAGAACAGGGAAAACCCGCCAGATGGGTTCATGTGCCCTGGTGGTTGGGAAGTGTTGGTTGAATACTACGATAGTTTGGCTGCGAACGAAGCTGGTAGGGTCCCTGAACCCATCCCGGCTTGA